A window of the Trueperaceae bacterium genome harbors these coding sequences:
- a CDS encoding FGGY-family carbohydrate kinase codes for MKDAIIGIDIGTTNTKGVLASTTGELIAVASREATLYSPEPTWAEGDALQWWANTKSILAELMAGAGADHRVRALGVSGMVPTLIPLSASGTPLRRSIQQNDARASVQIAELERRYGQDRFFERTGGSINQQVLAPKLMWLAEREPDVFERAEVFCGSYDYIAYRLTGELFAEHNWALESGLLDITTGAWSDELLALGGIDAARLPGVRASHEIVGEVSLAAAAETGLPVGTPVIAGVADHVASAFAAGASGAGDLLLKYGGAGDVLYSLASLKTDPRLFIDHHVVPGLYYLNGCMATSGSLVKWFAANFCSADEAAARQAELSLYAYLDEQAAALPPGSDGLVLLPYFLGEKTPLHDTFARGTIVGLGLNHGRHHLFRAVLEGVAYGFRHHVDVLQELSLTPARILASDGGAASDLWLQITADVIGRPVQRVIGHPGSSLGAAFVAGKAVGLFDDWSEVGRFVSLSEPFEPRRAARAAYDEYYALYRETYQRLVDMYPRLVGVRGRVDRGAA; via the coding sequence ATGAAAGACGCGATCATCGGCATCGACATCGGAACCACCAACACGAAGGGCGTGCTGGCTTCTACGACCGGCGAGCTCATAGCGGTAGCCAGCCGGGAGGCTACGCTCTATTCTCCGGAGCCGACGTGGGCGGAAGGCGACGCGCTGCAGTGGTGGGCTAACACGAAGTCCATCCTCGCCGAGCTGATGGCCGGCGCGGGCGCCGATCACCGCGTGAGAGCCCTGGGCGTCAGCGGCATGGTTCCGACGCTCATCCCATTGAGCGCGTCCGGAACGCCCCTTAGGAGGAGCATCCAGCAGAACGACGCGCGTGCGTCCGTGCAGATCGCCGAACTGGAACGCCGGTACGGGCAGGACCGGTTCTTCGAGCGCACGGGCGGATCCATCAACCAACAGGTCTTGGCGCCGAAGCTCATGTGGCTCGCCGAGCGCGAACCCGACGTCTTCGAGCGCGCCGAGGTCTTCTGCGGCTCGTACGACTACATCGCCTACCGCCTCACGGGCGAGCTCTTCGCGGAACACAACTGGGCGCTGGAATCCGGGCTGCTCGACATCACGACGGGCGCGTGGTCGGATGAACTCCTTGCCCTCGGGGGCATCGACGCGGCCCGCCTGCCAGGAGTGCGGGCCTCACACGAGATCGTCGGAGAGGTCAGCCTAGCGGCGGCGGCCGAGACGGGGCTGCCGGTCGGCACGCCCGTGATAGCCGGCGTAGCCGATCACGTCGCCTCGGCGTTCGCGGCGGGCGCATCCGGCGCCGGGGACCTCCTCCTGAAGTACGGTGGCGCCGGCGACGTTCTCTACAGCCTGGCGAGCCTCAAGACCGATCCGCGGCTCTTCATCGACCACCACGTGGTCCCAGGTCTCTACTACCTGAACGGCTGCATGGCGACGAGCGGCAGCCTCGTGAAATGGTTCGCCGCCAACTTCTGCTCCGCCGACGAGGCGGCTGCCCGGCAAGCCGAACTCTCGCTGTACGCGTACCTGGACGAGCAGGCCGCCGCGCTCCCGCCTGGTAGCGATGGGCTCGTACTGCTGCCGTACTTCCTGGGAGAGAAGACGCCGCTGCACGACACGTTCGCGCGGGGCACCATAGTCGGACTGGGGCTCAATCACGGCCGGCACCATCTGTTCCGGGCCGTGCTCGAAGGCGTGGCTTACGGCTTCCGGCACCATGTCGACGTGCTGCAGGAGCTCTCCCTGACGCCGGCGAGGATCCTCGCGTCCGATGGCGGTGCCGCGAGCGACCTCTGGTTGCAGATCACGGCCGATGTCATCGGCAGGCCCGTTCAGCGGGTGATAGGCCACCCAGGATCCAGCCTGGGAGCTGCCTTCGTGGCCGGCAAGGCCGTCGGCCTCTTCGACGACTGGTCCGAGGTCGGGAGGTTCGTCAGTCTGTCCGAACCGTTCGAGCCTCGGCGTGCGGCGCGGGCTGCTTATGACGAGTATTACGCGCTTTATCGGGAGACATATCAGCGGCTCGTGGATATGTATCCGCGGTTGGTTGGGGTGCGGGGGAGGGTGGATCGCGGCGCTGCTTGA
- a CDS encoding extracellular solute-binding protein yields MNGIRRAATYMVLALCAMVLSVAPAQKSQYAGTNLNFIVVSDQFSAALEALAPVFQEETGINLRVTVLGYGELYQRAIADFIGHTAQADLYSTDIVWSCQFAENGYLTDLASLIKQDAAELDLDDIPTVMWTTGSCGEQQIAFPLVGYAGVLAYNKAAFDAAGIAVPKTVAELAAAAQALTKDGKAGIVMNGQRGTPAAQDWMFYMLMNGGSILGPDGKPALNSPINVETLELYADLFKYAPDGAVSYAWGERVTSFSEGSSMMMVDWSAGLDYLREGAVPVSGSAAITTTPVREGLDPVYPFGGWGVGINADSPSQGAAWEFIKWLSSPEVQKQYVELGGKPIRHSTLTDPDLVAKYPFLSTILEVVEHGDGDFRPRITQYSQIEDAVGLAVNLVVTGQESAQAALDAAQATVAPLFQ; encoded by the coding sequence ATGAATGGAATCAGGCGAGCCGCAACCTACATGGTCTTGGCGCTATGCGCCATGGTCCTGAGCGTAGCCCCCGCGCAGAAGAGCCAGTACGCAGGCACGAACCTCAACTTCATCGTCGTCTCCGATCAGTTCTCGGCGGCGCTCGAGGCGCTGGCGCCGGTCTTCCAAGAGGAGACGGGCATCAACCTTCGCGTCACCGTCCTCGGGTACGGTGAGCTCTACCAGCGCGCCATCGCGGACTTCATCGGTCATACGGCCCAAGCGGACCTCTACTCGACGGACATCGTGTGGAGCTGCCAGTTCGCGGAGAACGGCTACCTGACCGACCTGGCGTCGCTCATCAAGCAAGACGCGGCCGAGCTCGACCTCGATGACATCCCGACCGTCATGTGGACGACCGGCAGCTGCGGCGAGCAGCAGATCGCCTTCCCGCTCGTCGGCTACGCCGGAGTGCTCGCTTACAACAAGGCCGCCTTCGACGCCGCCGGCATCGCGGTTCCCAAGACGGTGGCCGAACTCGCCGCGGCGGCGCAAGCCCTCACCAAGGACGGCAAGGCCGGCATCGTCATGAACGGTCAGCGCGGCACGCCCGCTGCGCAGGACTGGATGTTCTACATGCTGATGAACGGTGGGAGCATCCTCGGCCCGGATGGCAAGCCCGCCCTCAACAGCCCCATCAACGTCGAGACGCTCGAGCTCTACGCCGACCTCTTCAAGTACGCGCCCGACGGCGCCGTCTCGTACGCCTGGGGCGAACGCGTCACCTCGTTCAGTGAGGGCAGCTCGATGATGATGGTCGACTGGTCCGCCGGGCTCGACTACCTCAGGGAAGGCGCCGTGCCCGTCTCCGGTAGCGCCGCCATCACGACCACCCCTGTCAGAGAAGGCCTGGACCCTGTCTACCCGTTCGGTGGCTGGGGCGTCGGCATAAACGCGGATTCGCCGAGCCAGGGCGCTGCCTGGGAGTTCATCAAGTGGCTCTCCAGCCCAGAGGTCCAGAAGCAGTACGTGGAACTCGGTGGTAAGCCCATCCGGCACAGCACGCTCACGGACCCCGACCTGGTTGCCAAGTACCCGTTCCTGAGCACGATCCTCGAGGTCGTCGAGCACGGTGACGGTGACTTCCGGCCGCGCATCACGCAATACAGCCAGATCGAGGACGCCGTCGGCCTCGCCGTCAACCTCGTGGTCACGGGTCAGGAGAGCGCGCAAGCTGCGCTCGACGCGGCCCAAGCGACCGTAGCCCCCCTGTTCCAGTGA
- the cas5c gene encoding type I-C CRISPR-associated protein Cas5c, whose translation MKEKELVEVKVWGPYALFTRPESKVERVTYDVMTPSAARGVLEGILWRPAFSWQVREIAVLRPIKRLSMLRNEVNSVASVRSARAWQAAGGGFYAEGDRAQRHSLFLKDVSYIIKADVVLKPHAADPVAKYVEMFNRRVRKGQCHNQPYLGTRECSAFFEPPHGTEAPIELNLDLGRMLFDLEIRPAKKGRLKYVSHDENGVGRVVSGTAVPRYFHGALRGGVLTVPPELYAGSS comes from the coding sequence ATGAAGGAGAAAGAGTTGGTCGAGGTCAAGGTCTGGGGTCCCTACGCACTGTTCACGCGGCCAGAATCCAAAGTGGAGCGTGTGACATACGACGTCATGACGCCTAGTGCGGCTCGCGGCGTGTTGGAAGGCATCTTGTGGCGGCCGGCCTTCTCTTGGCAGGTTAGAGAGATAGCCGTCCTCCGGCCCATCAAGCGGCTCTCCATGCTCCGTAACGAGGTCAATTCGGTGGCATCTGTGAGAAGCGCGCGAGCGTGGCAGGCTGCGGGCGGCGGGTTTTACGCCGAGGGGGACCGGGCCCAGCGGCACTCCCTGTTCCTGAAGGATGTCTCCTACATCATCAAAGCGGATGTCGTCCTCAAGCCTCATGCCGCCGACCCCGTAGCCAAGTACGTCGAGATGTTCAATAGGCGTGTCCGGAAGGGGCAGTGCCATAACCAGCCGTACCTGGGCACCCGAGAATGCAGTGCTTTCTTCGAGCCCCCTCACGGGACGGAGGCGCCGATCGAACTTAACCTCGACTTGGGCCGGATGCTGTTCGATCTGGAGATTCGGCCTGCGAAGAAGGGTCGCCTCAAGTACGTTTCACACGACGAGAACGGGGTTGGTCGGGTTGTGAGCGGCACCGCCGTACCTCGGTACTTTCACGGAGCGCTTCGGGGCGGCGTGCTGACGGTTCCACCTGAACTTTACGCAGGGAGCAGCTGA
- a CDS encoding sugar ABC transporter permease, translating to MISRSTTDLVSPRGGAPERRRRFRLGRRAGLAFWVAPALLLVGVFAIYPVAYSVYISFFKYKLTDPTKSQTFVGFGNYLSALADPSFVVAVRNSLAFVVGAVGVELLFGLALAVLLNRELPGMALVRSILIAPLTLTPLVVALVWGALYNADFGPVSYYLKQLGFQLGRGPVGEPSLALASLVVIDVWQWTPLMALLLFTGLRSQPLELHDAAQIDGASNWQRFLHVSLPLLRPTILVALVIRTMDALKLFDSVFAITGGGPGRATEVVNYYIFKVGLTYFDIGYAAAMSNLLLIIIVVLSALYLRVLRTPGSAS from the coding sequence GTGATCTCGAGAAGCACCACAGACCTGGTTTCCCCTAGGGGCGGCGCACCGGAGCGCAGGCGGCGCTTCCGGCTCGGCCGCCGCGCGGGCCTCGCTTTCTGGGTCGCACCCGCCCTGCTACTCGTCGGCGTCTTCGCCATCTACCCGGTCGCTTATTCGGTTTATATCTCGTTCTTCAAGTACAAGCTGACGGACCCGACGAAGTCGCAAACCTTCGTCGGCTTCGGCAACTACCTCTCTGCCCTGGCCGACCCGTCCTTCGTCGTTGCGGTACGCAACTCGCTTGCCTTCGTGGTTGGCGCCGTCGGTGTCGAACTCCTCTTCGGGTTGGCACTCGCCGTGCTGTTGAACCGGGAACTCCCCGGCATGGCGCTCGTCAGGTCCATCCTGATAGCGCCGCTTACCCTAACGCCCCTTGTGGTCGCGCTCGTATGGGGCGCCCTATATAACGCCGACTTCGGGCCGGTCTCTTATTACCTGAAGCAACTCGGCTTCCAGCTTGGCCGCGGGCCGGTCGGCGAGCCGTCACTCGCTCTCGCCTCGCTGGTCGTCATCGATGTCTGGCAATGGACGCCGCTGATGGCGCTGCTCCTGTTCACGGGCCTGCGAAGTCAGCCTCTCGAGCTTCACGATGCCGCGCAGATCGATGGCGCTTCGAACTGGCAACGTTTCCTTCACGTCTCCCTCCCTCTCCTGAGGCCGACCATCCTCGTGGCGCTCGTCATCAGGACGATGGACGCCCTCAAGCTCTTCGACTCGGTCTTCGCCATAACCGGGGGCGGTCCGGGCCGGGCGACCGAGGTCGTCAACTACTACATCTTCAAGGTGGGGTTGACGTACTTCGACATCGGCTACGCCGCCGCGATGTCCAACCTGCTCCTGATAATCATCGTGGTCCTCAGCGCCCTATACCTGCGCGTCCTGCGCACTCCGGGGAGCGCATCGTGA
- a CDS encoding DMT family transporter, whose amino-acid sequence MLVAILAVIGGSFSGLQAALNGRLGHLTGTVQAVLISIVTSFGAILLITTLTRTWGALPRLATIPAVLFTGGLAGLAFVFTITWITPLLGVTATLVLTILGQLTMGLVLDHFGILRDAAVPVTPLRVVAILLVVVAAYLSRR is encoded by the coding sequence ATGCTAGTAGCCATCCTTGCCGTCATCGGTGGATCGTTCTCCGGGCTTCAGGCTGCTCTCAACGGGCGACTCGGCCACCTCACGGGCACTGTGCAGGCTGTACTCATATCCATAGTCACGAGCTTCGGGGCCATCCTGCTCATCACCACATTGACGCGCACCTGGGGCGCGTTGCCGCGCCTCGCCACCATCCCGGCCGTGCTCTTCACCGGGGGCCTCGCCGGCCTCGCGTTCGTGTTCACCATCACGTGGATAACGCCCCTGCTGGGAGTGACGGCTACTCTGGTACTGACCATCCTTGGTCAGCTGACCATGGGGCTCGTCCTGGATCACTTCGGCATACTCCGCGACGCGGCCGTCCCCGTGACCCCCCTGCGCGTGGTGGCGATCCTACTGGTGGTCGTGGCTGCCTACCTCAGCAGGCGCTGA
- a CDS encoding carbohydrate ABC transporter permease, with translation MTTTAKRRWFGNTVSYLLLFLTVAFFLLPLIWLIGTAFKPRLLSFSVPPTWFFQPVLDNFLTIFRQMPVLQYLRNSVVVAVGSTILAVVLGVPAGYGLARHSGRTSNALAFALLVIRMVPPVAMLIPFYLLMRDFHLLGTYWSLILLDAVLNVSFVAWFMRGYYAGVPRDMEEAACCDGCTRFGAFARVSLPLALPGVVTIALFSFIASWNDFLFAMLLTGRNTRTLPLGILESYRAYEVSWNLMAAVSLFAVVPVILLGFALQRYYVSGLTMGAVRE, from the coding sequence GTGACGACTACGGCGAAAAGGCGCTGGTTCGGCAACACCGTGTCGTACTTGCTGCTGTTCCTGACGGTCGCCTTCTTCCTCCTACCGCTCATCTGGCTCATCGGGACGGCGTTCAAGCCGCGCCTGCTGTCGTTCTCCGTGCCGCCTACCTGGTTCTTTCAACCGGTGCTCGACAACTTCCTCACGATCTTCCGCCAGATGCCCGTGCTGCAGTACTTGCGCAATAGCGTCGTCGTAGCGGTAGGCTCCACGATCCTGGCTGTCGTGCTCGGCGTTCCGGCCGGTTACGGACTTGCCCGCCACTCCGGGCGGACGTCCAACGCGCTCGCGTTCGCGCTGCTCGTGATCCGCATGGTTCCGCCGGTTGCCATGCTCATCCCCTTCTATCTACTCATGCGTGACTTCCACCTGCTAGGTACCTATTGGAGCTTGATCTTGCTCGACGCGGTGCTGAACGTGAGCTTCGTCGCCTGGTTCATGCGCGGCTACTACGCGGGTGTCCCTCGGGACATGGAGGAGGCGGCCTGCTGCGACGGTTGCACGCGCTTCGGCGCCTTCGCCAGGGTCTCGCTGCCGCTGGCCCTACCCGGGGTCGTCACGATCGCCCTCTTCTCTTTCATCGCTTCCTGGAACGACTTCCTTTTCGCCATGCTCCTGACCGGACGCAACACCCGCACCTTGCCGCTCGGCATCTTGGAGTCGTACCGGGCTTACGAGGTGAGCTGGAACCTGATGGCAGCCGTGAGCCTCTTCGCCGTCGTGCCGGTCATCCTGTTGGGCTTCGCCCTCCAGCGTTACTACGTGAGCGGTCTCACGATGGGGGCGGTGCGGGAATGA
- the cas7c gene encoding type I-C CRISPR-associated protein Cas7/Csd2 translates to MARVDDVSVRHDFVLLFDVENGNPNGDPDAGNLPRIDPETGRGLVTDVALKRKVRNYVDALRGNEGRYKIYVQQGAILNDQNKRAYTDLNIKPQSKIESPGVRKWMCENFFDVRTFGAVMSTDVNAGQVRGPVQLTMGRSVDSILGLDISITRVALTKASDKSTKSDTGEDQATHGTMGRKAFIPYGLYVANGFIIPAFAEDTGFSDEDLALLWQALVSMWDLDRSASRGLTSCRGLYVFTHSSKLGEAPAHKLLERIKPSRRPDVQVARSFADYEVSVERDGLPTGVELHVITEG, encoded by the coding sequence ATGGCTAGAGTCGATGACGTTTCGGTGCGGCACGATTTTGTCCTGTTGTTCGATGTTGAGAACGGTAACCCGAACGGGGATCCGGACGCCGGCAACTTACCGCGCATAGATCCCGAGACGGGTCGAGGCCTCGTGACGGACGTGGCGCTCAAGCGGAAAGTGCGGAACTACGTTGACGCTTTGCGCGGCAACGAAGGACGCTACAAAATCTACGTTCAGCAAGGAGCAATCCTCAACGATCAGAACAAGCGTGCTTATACCGATCTGAACATCAAGCCTCAATCCAAGATCGAGTCGCCCGGCGTTCGTAAGTGGATGTGCGAAAACTTCTTCGACGTTCGGACCTTCGGTGCCGTCATGAGCACGGATGTCAATGCGGGTCAGGTCCGTGGCCCCGTCCAGCTCACCATGGGACGATCTGTCGACAGCATCTTGGGCCTGGACATCTCCATAACGCGGGTTGCCTTGACCAAGGCTAGCGATAAGTCGACGAAAAGCGATACTGGTGAGGATCAAGCGACTCACGGAACGATGGGTCGCAAGGCCTTCATCCCGTACGGCCTATATGTTGCCAACGGCTTCATAATCCCTGCGTTCGCAGAGGATACGGGTTTCAGCGATGAGGACCTGGCACTCCTCTGGCAGGCTCTCGTGAGCATGTGGGACCTGGATCGCTCGGCTTCAAGAGGCCTTACGTCCTGCAGGGGGCTCTACGTGTTCACACATTCGTCGAAACTCGGCGAGGCGCCTGCCCACAAGCTCTTGGAGCGCATCAAGCCTAGCAGGCGACCCGACGTTCAAGTGGCGAGGAGCTTTGCTGATTATGAGGTCTCGGTCGAGAGGGACGGACTCCCAACTGGTGTGGAACTCCATGTGATAACGGAGGGGTAA
- the cas3 gene encoding CRISPR-associated helicase Cas3': protein MREGKPQFWAHSPDPDKGIPPHLLRDHLLAVAKLAKHFGRYIQVQGIAIVLFVEGILHDLGKYQDEFQRDRLGRDPHTGEEGLPRRSGVDHSSLGAVAVYPKIPPAREGSLRYALARVIAGHHAGLVDVADFHGRMEIASAAKSRQAALKHAREDFPDLQQLVQPLDEVAIDLSGKSFDVLTRMLLSCLVDADRTDTEAHADPATRSVRTRQVQSLAVLDERLDAKIASLMSDETLVKRLRREMYERVVAAAPLEPGFFRLTMPTGGGKTFASLSFALKHAMQHGLRRIIYGIPYTSIIDQTAKVFRGSLNAPGEENVLEHHSALESKTDDTAEPQAWTSLLSETWDAPLVVTTTVQLFESLFANKTGRLRKLHNITGSVIVLDEVQTLPATLLGPILDMLSELVARYRVSVVFCTATQPTFQAIDGFSASGIAQARDLIPDVKGYFEALQRVDYEIAVAEPTPWSVVARKMLATSSVLTIVNLRRHARELYESLRTDDSEALHLSTYMYPEHRKEVLDLIADRLQGRRPCRVVSTQLIECGVDVDFPAVFRAVGPLDSMVQAAGRCNREGNLKDADGSPVRGRVWVFKPEGRYAPEGDYMVKVAAAEELLDVDCDLSDPSVFEQYFRRVFNDIDTPNLDLQRAREEQQFASVARDFKFIDADTVPVVITCRFVNGERVALSEPQRLLEILTSADTKPELEVWRRLQAYSVGVYRSSLPRLAGLMRQVVVAGNVELELYEWTGVYDDRVGLIEEEDAARYVA, encoded by the coding sequence ATGAGGGAAGGCAAGCCGCAGTTCTGGGCCCATTCGCCGGATCCTGATAAGGGCATCCCCCCGCATCTTCTCAGGGACCACCTCCTGGCCGTGGCAAAGCTGGCGAAGCACTTCGGGAGGTACATTCAAGTCCAAGGCATAGCCATCGTGCTCTTCGTGGAAGGGATCCTCCACGACCTAGGCAAGTACCAGGACGAGTTCCAGCGGGATCGTCTTGGGCGCGATCCACATACGGGGGAGGAAGGCCTTCCACGCCGGTCGGGTGTGGATCACTCGAGCTTGGGGGCCGTGGCAGTGTATCCGAAGATCCCGCCTGCTCGCGAAGGAAGTTTGAGGTACGCGTTGGCTAGGGTCATCGCGGGCCACCATGCTGGTCTGGTGGATGTGGCCGACTTCCATGGTCGCATGGAGATCGCCAGTGCGGCGAAGAGTCGACAGGCGGCTCTGAAGCACGCTCGTGAGGACTTCCCAGACTTGCAGCAGCTTGTTCAACCGCTAGACGAGGTCGCCATCGATCTGTCCGGAAAGAGCTTCGACGTACTCACACGCATGCTGCTCAGCTGTCTGGTCGACGCTGACCGCACCGATACCGAGGCTCATGCTGATCCAGCGACGCGCTCCGTTCGGACTCGTCAGGTCCAGTCGTTGGCCGTCCTCGACGAGCGCCTAGATGCCAAGATCGCGTCGCTTATGAGCGATGAGACCCTGGTGAAGCGTCTGAGGCGGGAGATGTATGAACGGGTCGTCGCTGCCGCTCCTTTGGAGCCAGGGTTCTTCCGGCTGACGATGCCGACTGGGGGTGGAAAGACATTCGCGTCGCTGAGCTTCGCGCTCAAACACGCTATGCAGCATGGGCTTCGTCGAATCATCTACGGTATCCCGTACACGAGCATCATCGACCAGACGGCGAAGGTCTTTCGAGGCAGCTTGAACGCGCCTGGTGAGGAGAACGTCCTCGAACATCACTCGGCGCTCGAATCGAAGACCGACGACACCGCCGAACCCCAGGCGTGGACTTCTCTGCTGTCCGAGACCTGGGATGCGCCGCTGGTTGTCACCACCACGGTCCAGCTCTTCGAGAGTCTGTTCGCCAACAAGACCGGTCGGCTTCGCAAGCTCCACAACATCACGGGCTCCGTCATTGTCTTGGACGAGGTCCAGACGCTGCCGGCGACGCTCTTGGGACCGATCCTAGACATGCTCAGTGAGTTGGTGGCGAGATACCGGGTGTCAGTAGTGTTTTGCACCGCTACGCAACCGACGTTCCAGGCCATCGACGGCTTCTCCGCTTCAGGCATCGCTCAAGCGCGCGACCTCATCCCTGACGTCAAGGGCTACTTCGAGGCGCTACAGCGAGTCGATTACGAGATCGCCGTCGCCGAGCCCACGCCATGGTCGGTAGTAGCTCGGAAGATGCTAGCTACGTCCAGCGTTCTCACGATCGTGAACCTGCGTCGGCATGCGCGCGAGCTCTACGAGTCGCTTCGGACCGACGACAGCGAGGCCTTGCACCTCTCGACCTACATGTACCCGGAACACAGGAAGGAAGTGCTGGACCTCATCGCGGACCGGCTGCAGGGGCGCCGGCCGTGCCGTGTCGTTTCCACTCAGTTGATCGAATGTGGCGTCGACGTGGACTTCCCTGCGGTCTTCCGGGCGGTAGGCCCGCTCGATTCGATGGTGCAGGCGGCCGGGAGATGCAACCGGGAGGGCAACCTTAAGGACGCCGATGGTAGTCCGGTACGTGGCCGAGTCTGGGTGTTCAAACCAGAGGGTCGGTACGCCCCAGAGGGCGACTACATGGTGAAGGTCGCTGCTGCAGAGGAGTTGCTCGATGTCGATTGCGATCTCAGCGATCCGAGCGTGTTCGAACAGTACTTCAGGCGCGTCTTCAACGACATAGACACGCCGAACCTCGACCTTCAAAGAGCTAGAGAGGAGCAACAGTTCGCTTCGGTGGCTCGGGACTTCAAGTTCATCGATGCCGACACGGTGCCGGTCGTGATCACCTGTCGCTTCGTGAATGGCGAGCGCGTGGCTCTGAGTGAACCTCAGCGCTTGCTGGAGATCCTCACGTCCGCCGACACCAAACCGGAACTCGAAGTCTGGCGCCGGTTGCAGGCCTACTCGGTGGGTGTCTACAGAAGTAGCTTGCCAAGGCTGGCCGGCCTGATGCGCCAAGTCGTTGTAGCCGGCAACGTAGAGCTGGAACTCTATGAATGGACCGGCGTTTACGATGACCGTGTAGGCCTAATAGAGGAGGAGGATGCCGCTAGGTATGTGGCGTAG
- the cas8c gene encoding type I-C CRISPR-associated protein Cas8c/Csd1, with the protein MLLPALIAYEQRKVREDESFEVQLGVVPSGYQRQPVKGFVELDAQGEFVRFRPTAGSDPKKDRGRVYIVPHIMRSSAIRPKLLADNAEYVFGIGRKTDEHDPKVAQRHAAFIEAVQECFEATGNASVGAVLRYLKDARSAPAFGDSFDPTLNYSFMVGERRPFEDEDVQAYWASKTIGSGEVTDDGDMAESMISGDVGQLMSAEPVKIKGIPGGQVSGMNLVSANAPAFLSYGLGSSAQAPILAVEAETYANGLNRLLSDDSTRYSIGPVVYVFWTGHGDVPPVADALAGGPAVDLFGLDDDTSPRSGRPEQIRTRLKSIWTGEGHSLVLDSEFFAVALSASGSRVVIRSFVQSTVQELMGRLAYFFAAQMLVQWDGSAPKPQGIYSLAASLVRNFKKEASPQGIESLVAFALSGARLPYDFLARLAGRNRAERRVTYPRAVLTKMTLTSLGVIPMGELEQVDASNPDVGYQLGRLLAVLDGIQRSALGKGVNATLSDRFYGSMSTAPLSVFGRIMQGAQPHLARLRKERPGAYNRVTATLEEVMGRIDAGSVPRVLTLEQQALFALGYYHQRAEVGRNIAAHKLAKLGEGTENALEEEDDG; encoded by the coding sequence ATGCTACTGCCCGCCTTGATCGCGTATGAGCAGAGAAAGGTTCGCGAGGACGAGAGTTTTGAGGTGCAACTGGGCGTTGTTCCCTCAGGGTACCAGCGCCAACCTGTTAAAGGGTTCGTCGAGCTGGATGCGCAGGGTGAGTTCGTCCGTTTTCGGCCCACTGCGGGCAGCGACCCGAAGAAGGACCGAGGGCGTGTCTACATAGTTCCTCACATCATGCGGTCGTCGGCGATAAGGCCTAAGCTCCTTGCCGACAACGCGGAGTACGTGTTCGGCATCGGAAGGAAGACTGACGAGCACGATCCGAAAGTGGCGCAGCGCCATGCTGCTTTCATCGAAGCAGTGCAAGAGTGTTTCGAGGCCACAGGCAACGCGAGTGTGGGCGCGGTGTTGCGGTACCTCAAGGATGCACGATCCGCGCCGGCGTTCGGGGATTCGTTCGATCCGACCTTGAACTACAGCTTCATGGTCGGCGAGCGAAGGCCGTTCGAGGACGAAGACGTCCAGGCTTACTGGGCGTCCAAGACCATCGGCTCAGGGGAGGTCACCGACGACGGTGACATGGCCGAGTCGATGATCTCCGGCGACGTCGGGCAGCTGATGTCTGCGGAGCCGGTCAAGATCAAGGGTATCCCGGGTGGTCAAGTGTCGGGTATGAACCTCGTGTCGGCGAACGCGCCGGCGTTCTTGTCATACGGCCTAGGCTCTTCGGCGCAAGCACCGATCTTGGCCGTCGAGGCCGAGACGTACGCCAACGGCCTGAACCGCCTTCTGAGCGACGACTCCACGCGCTACTCTATCGGTCCAGTCGTATATGTGTTCTGGACGGGGCATGGGGATGTGCCGCCCGTGGCAGATGCCCTTGCCGGCGGTCCTGCGGTCGATCTCTTCGGGCTGGACGACGACACCTCTCCACGTTCCGGCCGACCGGAACAGATTCGCACAAGGCTGAAGAGCATCTGGACTGGGGAAGGCCACTCGCTGGTCCTGGACTCAGAGTTCTTCGCCGTCGCCCTCTCGGCTAGCGGCTCACGAGTCGTCATCCGAAGCTTCGTGCAGTCGACGGTTCAAGAACTGATGGGCCGGCTGGCATACTTCTTCGCTGCTCAGATGCTGGTGCAGTGGGACGGTTCGGCGCCCAAGCCGCAAGGCATCTACTCGCTGGCCGCGAGCCTAGTGCGGAACTTCAAGAAGGAGGCCTCCCCCCAAGGGATCGAGAGCCTGGTCGCTTTCGCCCTATCGGGAGCAAGGCTACCCTATGACTTCCTAGCACGTTTGGCGGGCCGTAACCGTGCAGAGCGGCGTGTGACGTACCCGCGTGCCGTCCTTACGAAGATGACGCTCACAAGTCTTGGAGTGATTCCCATGGGAGAACTAGAACAGGTTGACGCATCGAACCCGGACGTAGGTTACCAACTCGGTCGGCTTCTTGCCGTGCTGGATGGGATTCAGCGGTCTGCCTTGGGCAAAGGCGTCAACGCTACTCTGTCAGATCGTTTCTATGGCTCCATGAGTACGGCGCCATTAAGCGTCTTTGGACGAATCATGCAGGGCGCTCAGCCGCATCTTGCTCGGCTAAGGAAGGAGCGTCCGGGGGCCTACAATCGAGTGACCGCTACCCTCGAGGAAGTTATGGGTCGTATCGACGCAGGCTCCGTGCCGCGAGTGCTGACGCTAGAACAGCAAGCGCTTTTCGCGCTCGGCTATTACCACCAGAGGGCAGAGGTCGGACGCAACATTGCGGCGCACAAGCTCGCGAAGCTCGGCGAGGGAACCGAGAACGCACTTGAGGAGGAAGATGATGGCTAG